In Thunnus maccoyii chromosome 11, fThuMac1.1, whole genome shotgun sequence, one genomic interval encodes:
- the parp9 gene encoding protein mono-ADP-ribosyltransferase PARP9, which translates to MASKLDFPLHGSSLNIVKQFGPGLSDIIQSKFGCMATFDGVNFERDQSISQQKRPTVAPEKRLEVKLHRGVRLSVWKADLTDFQADAVVNAANSFLQHCGGLALALSTAGGPQIQKDSNDYIKRNIELKTGHATVTAAGNLPYQKIIHAVGPQLSPSPSTYDVHRAEPLLEKTIRSILDKVREHRLSSVAIPAISSGLFYFPLPLCADVIVKTVKGYYENSPRQGHFPQEIFLVNHDEPSVKEMERACNHTLMSYSQAAASKSKGAAETSTPTVKIGNVHLILKKGKIEQQQTDVIVNTVSSDRNLRGGQISTALLEKAGYGMQKEINNTHQSGNIIITSPHNLECKEVYHTFCPDKDAHGAQQILSDSVYQCLRMAAAHPHKSIAFPAIGTGGLRFNKREVAWIMSSAVTAFAQQSTHRMEVQFVIYPSDKDTFQAFEEQMRSLQHQFKASDPSLSYASGHEGDVREKRPPTPKISLTGPSDVAIREAERWLSSFLSKPSDTVIISNNFIQYFGEAEYQQLSRLNKRGVSIKECFENSRATIIVHGDSAEDVVVAGLKVEAMLCKVQREFVAEEEGTLRLMSTENVSFERKTVDSKSLEFSDRSSAFRNLGLQIVKMEKVENLALRMVFDLKKKQLGCSTTRKMFQRIPPHFCEMVSHIGFHAEYAPPHDPAYGEGIYFAGTAKKAMEVWKEGGEKEEYLYFVEAEVLTGNSTRGKPGLILPPPKTGTDPQILYDSVDGGADISVIFSGYQALPSYIITCKKI; encoded by the exons ATGGCCAGCAAGTTAGATTTCCCTCTTCATGGGTCTTCACTTAACATTGTGAAACAATTTGGACCCGGTCTGAGTGATATCATTCAAAGCAAATTTGGATGTATGGCCACCTTTGATGGCGTGAATTTTGAAAGGGATCAGAGCATCTCACAGCAGAAAAGGCCAACTGTTGCCCCAGAGAAGAGGTTAGAAGTAAAACTTCATCGAGGTGTTCGGTTGTCTGTGTGGAAGGCTGATCTCACCGACTTCCAGGCGGATGCTGTTGTGAATGCTGCTAATAGCTTTCTTCAGCATTGTGGTGGCCTTGCTCTAGCTCTGTCCACGGCTGGTGGTCCACAAATCCAAAAAGACAGCAATGACTACATCAAGAGGAACATTGAATTGAAAACAGGACATGCAACTGTCACTGCTGCTGGGAATCTACCATACCAGAAGATAATTCATGCTGTGGGCCCACAACTATCACCCTCCCCCTCCACGTATGATGTTCATCGTGCAGAACCGCTGTTGGAGAAGACCATCAGGAGCATTCTTGACAAAGTTAGGGAACACCGCCTGAGCTCTGTTGCCATTCCTGCTATAAGCTCTGGACTGTTCTACTTCCCCCTGCCACTATGTGCAGACGTCATAGTGAAAACTGTGAAAGGCTATTATGAAAACTCTCCCCGTCAAGGACATTTTCCACAAGAGATCTTCCTAGTGAACCACGATGAGCCTTCGGTCAAAGAAATGGAGAGAGCCTGCAATCACACGTTGATGTCATACAGCCAGGCAGCTGCAAGCAAGAGCAAAGGTGCTGCCGAAACCTCAACACCGACTGTCAAGATTGGGAATGTCCATCTGATACTGAAGAAGGGTAAAATTGAGCAACAGCAG ACAGATGTCATCGTCAACACAGTATCATCAGACCGAAACTTGAGAGGTGGTCAAATCTCGACAGCTTTATTGGAGAAAGCTGGTTATGGAATGCAAAAGGAGATTAACAATACTCATCAGAGTGGAAATatcatcatcacatcaccccACAATCTGGAGTGTAAAGAGGTGTATCACACTTTTTGCCCTGATAAGGACGCACATGGTGCTCAGCAG aTTCTTTCTGATTCAGTATACCAGTGCTTACGGATGGCAGCTGCACATCCACACAAGTCAATCGCCTTCCCTGCGATCGGGACTGGAGGCCTCAGGTTCAATAAAAGAGAAGTTGCCTGGATCATGTCAAGTGCAGTGACTGCCTTTGCCCAGCAGTCCACACACAGGATGGAAGTTCAATTCGTCATATATCCTTCTgacaaagacacatttcag GCGTTTGAGGAACAAATGAGATCTCTCCAACACCAATTCAAAGCGTCTGATCCCAGCCTTTCATATG CATCTGGACACGAAGGTGACGTCCGTGAAAAAAGACCTCCCACTCCAAAGATCAGCCTGACTGGCCCCTCTGATGTGGCCATACGAGAGGCTGAACGATGGCTCAGTAGCTTTCTCTCCAAGCCCTCTGACACCGTCATTATCTCCAACAACTTCATCCAGTACTTTGGCGAGGCAGAGTATCAGCAGCTGTCCCGTCTAAACAAAAGGGGCGTCTCCATTAAGGAGTGTTTTGAGAATAGTCGTGCCACCATAATTGTACACGGGGATTCAGCTGAAGATGTTGTAGTTGCTGGGTTAAAGGTGGAGGCCATGCTCTGCAAGGTCCAGAGGGAGTTTGTCGCAGAGGAAGAGGGCACCCTGCGCCTAATGTCAACTGAGAATGTGTCCTTTGAGAGAAAGACAGTTGACTCCAAAAGCCTTGAGTTCTCAGACAGATCATCTGCCTTCAGAAATCTGGGGCTGCAGATTGTgaag atgGAGAAAGTGGAGAACCTCGCACTGAGGATGGTCTTTGACCTCAAGAAAAAACAGCTCGGCTGCTCCACTACTCGAAAAATGTTTCAACGCATACCTCCCCACTTCTGTGAGATGGTCAGCCATATTGGATTCCACGCAGAGTACGCACCACCTCATG ACCCAGCATATGGGGAGGGCATCTACTTTGCTGGCACAGCGAAGAAGGCCATGGAAGTgtggaaggaaggaggagaaaaagaagagtaTCTGTACTTTGTTGAGGCTGAGGTGCTGACCGGAAACTCCACCCGTGGTAAACCAGGTCTTATTCTGCCCCCTCCTAAGACAGGGACAGATCCACAAATACTGTATGACAGTGTGGACGGAGGAGCTGATATCTCTGTCATATTTAGTGGTTATCAAGCGCTGCCCAGCTATATCATCACCTGTAAGAAAATCTAA
- the parp14rs1 gene encoding poly(ADP-ribose) polymerase family member 14-related sequence 1: MADAYSYALLVELEENNIPKLKNKLVKYFQSKKSNGGDCEVDYEIGNTTATLRFRREEDRQNVLAKETHQISVDKGVLKMTVRLNTDEQIKQETQSVELNKTPDAAVNKESNADEHTPAAESETEAKGKDEETAEEELCSYSAVLGNIPERMVQEFLEMLVENVMKDLDSPSISQNFILEVLPGMSSAVVTFQSEKENTHFVTRCPQNRTFKNKGLSVRPLEGTQQVVVENIRNYSEDVLGLYFDNVGGDVENITLNEEEQSAVITFKDLRAVQKIMKKKHHIRGEELKVYPFYKSLGTALYGKDKPPLKLPAAISEPIDVAVWRYLNGNQSAAEAILSDLAKHFCRLNLQQSTVRLSPLPALLQQKDANAIIKEWTDTVKSAFAKAVSKFKSLKLQLEPDVWEESEEKIKQALLNEDVVVVPNKAKCVLSVAGLVDDINRLEQTLKEVVNEIVKRVQRKKSTITQEIKVSPSLFHILSQDGLQDKLLQVYPELKMSFRKESADLIVTGLADEIFSVKSIVFEQMVALKRQNLEVDKFVLDMLKDEQEEELTNALLTSHRINAAFEIKAHRVQLLAVSDRDLNDAADHLGKLLISQYIDVEDSNVLVKPEWQHLIRQLENANSELCRKIRIQTKGQQVVVSGIKDIVIRISSKLDDYLRQNAQVEEVVLVKPNSIVEYIKKHNTTWLEQVADKVVVSYRKEAICLSGSRVNVVDCKTSVKDLVSSVYFESLKVSKPGVKKFFKDKESMYVYSLMSDTGCLVQLVDETGDGQDDVAHRQAQKPVYQLQTSDGVEIAVCKADMCSYQVHAVVNASNEELKHNGGLAAALLKAAGPQLQDECDKLINLKGKLKPGDTVITGAGGQLCCKKVIHAVGPKFDPAKPQKALAQLKRAVKGSLDLAEQHSCISVAIPAISRNLGFPLQLCAITIVKAVKEHCEDKYDDNTLKRIHLVNNDDSTVQAMEAAVRQEFGNHGVSPSKQTHSQDIKPPPVKKARSDPNCLGQALTKEGVDITLMTGNIENATTEVTVNTVSEDLSLNKGAVSNAILSVAGPKLQQLVNANNASGNVGEVIVTDGCNLKSKQVFHAVTPHWDKGQGTAEKALSGIFKDCLGKAEENGVTSISFSAIGTGNLGFPKDLAASLMLDEIVAFSSKKQPKHLKKIMIILYPKDAQTIQAFIDEFKNKFPNASSGPVTSSSPQSSGPFSKITSSSGMHETQMGVVAVQVVTGDITKETTDVIVNSSNEGFTLKSGVSKAILDAAGQAVEAECQTLGAQPNTGIIMTQPGNLKCKKILHLVGQTDPVKINKVVKDALQMCVKNSYTSVSFPAIGTGQGNVKARQVADAMLDAVIDVLSQNTSSTLKKIRVVIFQAPMLQEFYNSMQQKEATEPNKGKAGFWGNIGSKIKSLFIGGSADKPQNEGDFVFEALEVDAACFHICGDSQIKVDSAKQWIDDLISKEYNTMNIPENSVLSFSKTDYQQIVDIQKNMGVSIRIESKKAQASVTIEGISKNVLKASTEIHKMLKRARDEEELQRKEELAGTVADWQYQQQGFQFQSFDSRTNFQLEQALEKQQPSVKVTVQGQDYTVTMPKGPATDNQGRTLQIKRIDKLKDEDVPEHWDTMPANTTCHAVTIKAGTGEYNEVLNLFQASCKQIVTKIERIQNPILWKSIQIKKRDMEQRNGHQNNEKRLFHGTCYTTLTTINELGFNRSYAGKNAACYGNGTYFAVNASYSAHSTYSKPNPQGEKHMYLCRVLTGDYTLGKQHMIVPPAKGTVSVQKYDSVVDNPANPSMYVIFHDAQAYPEYLITFK, encoded by the exons ATGGCCGACGCATATTCGTATGCTCTGCTCGTCGAGCTCGAAGAAAATAACATaccaaaactaaaaaacaaattagTTAAGTACTTCCAAAGTAAGAAATCCAACGGTGGCGACTGTGAGGTTGACTATGAAATCGGCAACACGACAGCGACGCTGCGCTTCCGCAGAGAGGAGG ATCGGCAAAATGTTTTGGCGAAAGAGACGCATCAGATCAGTGTGGATAAAGGCGTGTTGAAGATGACAGTTCGTTTAAACACAGATGAGCAAATAAAGCAG GAAACTCAATCTGTTGAACTCAACAAGACAC CGgatgctgctgtaaacaaagaGTCGAATGCTGATGAACACACACCTGCGGCCGAAAGTGAGACCGAGGCAAAAGGCAAAGATGAGGagacagcagaagaagagcTGTGCTCCTACTCggctgttttaggaaatattCCAGAGAGGATGGTCCAGGAGTTTTTGGAGATGCTGGTGGAGAACGTTATGAAGGATCTTGACTCTCCATCTATCTCCCAAAACTTCATTTTGGAAGTCCTTCCTGGCATGTCCTCAGCTGTGGTGACTTTCCAGAGTGAAAAAG aaaacactcatTTTGTGACCAGATGCCCCCAAAACAGGACGTTCAAGAACAAGGGATTGTCAGTTCGACCTCTTGAAGGCACACAGCAAGTTGTCGTTGAAAACATTAGAAATTACAGTGAAGATGTCCTCGGCCTGTATTTTGACAATGTAGGTGGGGATGTGGAAAATATCACTCTTAATGAAGAGGAACAATCTGCTGTCATCACCTTTAAAGACCTTAGAG CTGTTCAGAAAATCATGAAGAAGAAGCATCACATCAGAGGGGAAGAGCTCAAAGTTTATCCTTTTTATAAATCTCTGGGAACAGCCCTCTATGGGAAAGACAAGCCTCCGCTAAAACTCCCTGCTGCGATATCTGAACCCATTGATGTTGCTGTCTGGCGATACCTAAATGGCAATCaatcagcagcagaggccaTTCTTAGTGACTTGGCAAAACACTTCTGCCGCCTAAACCTCCAACAATCTACTGTACGCCTGAGCCCTTTGCCTGCATTACTACAACAAAAGGATGCCAACGCCATCATCAAAGAGTGGACGGACACAGTGAAGTCAGCCTTTGCAAAAGCTGTGTCAAAATTCAAGTCCCTGAAGTTGCAGCTGGAGCCAGATGTATGGGAAGAGTCTGAGGAGAAGATCAAACAGGCGCTACTCAACGAGGATGTGGTTGTTGTGCCTAATAAAGCCAAGTGTGTCTTATCAGTGGCTGGCCTTGTGGATGATATCAACAGACTAGAGCAAACTCTTAAGGAAGTTGTAAATGAGATTGTCAAAAGGGTTCAGAGGAAGAAATCAACCATAACCCAAGAGATCAAAGTATCACCGTCTCTTTTCCACATCCTGAGTCAAGATGGCCTTCAGGACAAACTGCTACAAGTCTACCCAGAACTCAAAATGTCATTTAGAAAAGAGAGCGCAGATTTGATAGTAACTGGCTTGGCGGATGAGATTTTTTCAGTAAAAAGCATTGTATTTGAACAAATGGTTGCGCTAAAAAGACAGAATTTAGAGGTAGATAAATTTGTGCTTGACATGTTGAAGgatgaacaagaagaagaacttaCAAATGCTCTTCTCACATCACATAGAATAAATGCAGCATTTGAGATAAAAGCACACAGAGTCCAGCTCCTTGCTGTGTCTGACAGAGATCTGAATGATGCTGCAGATCATTTGGGAAAGCTGCTAATATCTCAATACATTGATGTTGAAGATAGTAATGTCCTGGTGAAGCCAGAGTGGCAACACTTGATCCGTCAATTAGAGAATGCCAACAGTGAGTTGTGCAGGAAAATTCGAATCCAGACCAAAGGACAACAAGTCGTGGTGTCTGGCATCAAGGATATTGTCATTAGAATTAGCAGTAAACTTGATGACTACTTAAGGCAAAACGCTCAAGTTGAAGAGGTGGTTTTGGTCAAGCCCAACTCCATAGTTGagtacattaaaaaacataacacaACTTGGTTGGAGCAAGTGGCAGACAAAGTGGTGGTGTCTTACAGAAAAGAGGCCATATGTCTAAGTGGTTCGAGAGTCAATGTTGTAGATTGCAAGACCTCGGTCAAAGACTTAGTCTCTTCTGTCTACTTTGAAAGTTTAAAAGTCTCCAAGCCTGGAGTGAAGAAGTTCTTCAAGGACAAAGAAAGTATGTATGTTTACTCACTCATGAGTGATACGGGCTGCCTGGTCCAGCTGGTTGACGAGACTGGAGATGGACAGGATGACGTCGCCCACAGACAAGCACAAAAACCTGTGTACCAGCTTCAGACATCTGATGGAGTAGAAATAGCTGTTTGCAAAGCGGATATGTGCAGTTACCAAGTGCATGCAGTTGTCAACGCTTCTAATGAGGAATTGAAACATAATGGCGGTCTTGCCGCAGCACTTCTCAAGGCTGCCGGCCCGCAGTTACAGGATGAATGTGACAAACTAATTAACTTGAAAGGAAAGCTCAAGCCGGGAGACACTGTCATAACTGGTGCAGGGGGTCAACTTTGCTGCAAAAAAGTCATCCATGCAGTGGGACCCAAGTTTGATCCAGCCAAACCCCAGAAGGCTCTGGCACAATTGAAAAGAGCTGTTAAAGGAAGCTTAGACCTTGCTGAGCAGCATAGCTGTATCTCTGTGGCCATCCCCGCCATCAGCAGAAATCTGGGCTTTCCTCTCCAGTTGTGTGCCATCACCATCGTCAAAGCAGTGAAGGAACACTGTGAGGACAAGTATGATGACAACACCCTGAAGAGGATACATTTGGTGAATAATGATGACAGCACTGTTCAGGCTATGGAGGCAGCTGTCAGACAGGAGTTTGGAAATCATGGTGTCAGTCCTTCTAAGCAAACTCATTCCCAAGACATCAAACCTCCACCTGTGAAAAAGGCTAGATCTGACCCAAACTGCTTGGGTCAAGCGCTGACCAAAGAGGGTGTGGATATCACTCTGATGACAGGAAATATCGAGAATGCCACg ACGGAGGTAACCGTGAATACAGTTTCTGAAGATCTTTCACTGAACAAAGGGGCGGTTTCAAATGCCATCTTGAGTGTGGCTGGACCCAAACTTCAGCAGTTGGTAAATGCAAATAATGCCAGTGGAAATGTCGGTGAGGTCATCGTCACTGATGGCTGCAACCTGAAGAGCAAACAAGTGTTTCATGCAGTTACACCACATTGGGACAAGGGACAAGGCACAGCTGAAAAG GCACTGAGTGGCATTTTCAAGGACTGCTTGGGCAAGGCAGAGGAGAATGGTGTGACCTCCATATCTTTCTCCGCCATCGGTACTGGCAACCTGGGTTTCCCAAAAGACCTTGCAGCCTCTTTGATGTTGGATGAAATCGTAGCATTCAGCAGTAAGAAACAACCTAAGCACTTGAAGAAGATCATGATTATCCTCTACCCAAAAGATGCACAGACTATCCAG GCTTTTAttgatgaatttaaaaataagtTCCCCAATGCCTCGAGTGGTCCGGTGACCTCCAGTTCCCCACAAAGTTCAG GTCCCTTTTCTAAAATCACCTCAAGCTCAGGAATGCATGAGACCCAAATGGGAGTTGTGGCTGTACAGGTGGTCACAGGAGACATAACCAAGGAGACCACTGATGTCATTGTGAACTCCTCCAATGAGGGGTTCACTCTTAAGTCAG GAGTATCCAAGGCTATTCTGGATGCAGCTGGTCAGGCTGTTGAAGCAGAATGCCAAACCCTGG GTGCCCAGCCTAACACAGGCATCATAATGACCCAGCCAGGTAACCTCAAGTGTAAAAAGATCCTCCACCTGGTCGGACAAACGGACCCTGTAAAAATCAACAAGGTTGTGAAAGATGCTCTTCAGATGTGTGTGAAAAATTCATACACCTCTGTGTCCTTTCCTGCCATTGGCACAG GTCAAGGTAATGTAAAGGCAAGGCAGGTGGCGGATGCCATGTTGGATGCAGTGATTGATGTGTTGAGCCAAAATACTTCCAGCACCCTGAAGAAAATCCGGGTAGTTATTTTCCAGGCACCCATGCTTCAAGAGTTCTACAACAGTATGCAGCAAAAGGAAGCCACTGAACCTAATAAGGGTAAAGCAGGCTTCTGGGGAAACATTGGCTCCAAAATCAAAT CATTGTTTATTGGTGGAAGTGCTGACAAGCCACAGAATGAAGGAGATTTTGTCTTTGAGGCTCTTGAAGTGGATGCTGCTTGCTTCCACATCTGCGGTGACTCACAGATTAAAGTAGACTCAGCCAAGCAGTGGATCGACGACCTGATATCCAAAGAGTACAACACCATGAACATCCCAGAGAACTCCGTCCTCAGCTTCTCTAAAACAGACTACCAGCAAATTGTTGACATCCAGAAGAACATGGGTGTGAGCATAAGGATTGAAAGCAAGAAGGCCCAAGCCTCAGTCACCATTGAGGGAATCAGCAAGAATGTGCTCAAAGCCAGCACTGAGATCCATAAGATGTTGAAGAGGGCgagagatgaggaggagctgcagaggaaagaggagCTGGCGGGCACAGTGGCAGACTGGCAGTACCAGCAGCAGGGGTTTCAGTTTCAGAGTTTTGATTCAAGAACCAACTTCCAGCTTGAGCAAGCATTGGAAAAGCAGCAGCCTAGCGTAAAAGTCACAGTCCAAGGTCAAGACTACACTGTCACCATGCCAAAAGGGCCTGCTACGGATAACCAGGGACGTACCCTACAGATAAAGAGAATTGACAAACTAAAAG ATGAAGATGTGCCTGAGCACTGGGATACCATGCCAGCCAACACCACGTGTCATGCCGTCACCATCAAGGCTGGAACAGGAGAGTACAATGAAGTACTGAATCTGTTCCAGGCCTCATGCAAGCAAATTGTTACTAAG ATTGAGAGGATCCAGAATCCTATATTATGGAAAAGCATCCAGATCAAGAAGCGTGATATGGAGCAGAGAAACGGTCATCAGAACAACGAGAAACGTCTCTTCCATGGCACCTGCTACACCACCTTGACCACCATCAACGAACTTGGCTTCAACAGGAGTTACGCAGGAAAGAATG CTGCTTGTTATGGGAATGGCACATACTTTGCTGTCAATGCTAGCTACTCTGCCCACAGCACCTACTCCAAGCCAAATCCACAAGGGGAGAAGCACATGTACCTTTGTCGTGTGCTGACGGGGGATTACACGCTTGGAAAACAACACATGATCGTACCACCAGCCAAGGGCACCGTCTCTGTTCAGAAGTATGACAGTGTTGTGGACAACCCTGCCAACCCGTCTATGTACGTGATCTTCCATGATGCCCAGGCTTATCCTGAATACTTGATTACATTCAAGTGA
- the faima gene encoding fas apoptotic inhibitory molecule a, which yields MSNDLAGVWEVALSDGVHRIEFEHGTTTGKRVIYVDGKEILRRDWMFKLVGKETFNVGKSDTKATINIDAVSGFAYEYTLEINGKSLKKYMENRSKVTSTWVLNLDGIDCRVVLEKDTMDVWCNGQNIETAGEFVDDGTETHFTLGDHNCCVKAVSSGKRRDGIIHTLLVDGTEIAECTE from the exons ATGTCCAATGATCTTGCTGGCGTGTGGGAAGTGGCTCTGAGTGATGGAGTCCACAGGATAGAGTTTGAACATGGTACGACCACAGGAAAGAGGGTCATCTACGTTGATGGAAAG GAGATACTGAGACGAGACTGGATGTTCAAACTTGTGGGGAAGGAGACGTTCAATGTGGGCAAATCAGACACCAAAGCAACCATCAACATCGATGCAGTGAGCGGTTTCGCCTATGAGTACACCTTGGAGATCAATGGAAAGAGCTTGAAGAAGTACATGGAGAACAGATCAAAGGTCACCAGCACTTGGGTGCTCAACTTGGATGGAATCGACTGCAGGGTGGTCTTGG AGAAAGACACCATGGATGTTTGGTGTAATGGACAAAATATCGAGACAGCA GGGGAGTTTGTGGATGATGGCACAGAGACGCATTTCACTCTCGGTGACCACAACTGCTGCGTGAAGGCTGTGAGCAGCGGGAAGAGACGAGACGGGATCATTCACACGCTCCTTGTGGATGGCACAGAGATAGCCGAATGCACGGAGTGA